The proteins below come from a single Bacteroidales bacterium WCE2004 genomic window:
- a CDS encoding 23S rRNA m(2)A-2503 methyltransferase: protein MNEKLRETMKEKLLGMTLQELKEAAVKCGLKPFVGTQLADWLYAKRAGSWDRMVNISKAGREALAERYDLGVSAPVGSAVSSDGTKKYLFEVTPTGPGAPKEQQAYVEAVMIPEEDRKTLCVSSQAGCRMGCKFCMTGRNGYHGQLDAADILNQFLSIDEADQLTNTVFMGMGEPLDNYDAVSRALEVLTAPWGFAWSPKRITVSTIGVLPALKRYLDEQRCHLAVSLHNPFPDERLSIMPVQKAFDIREVLDLIRQYDFSGQRRVSFEYTMFAGFNDDKRHADALIRLLRGLECRVNLIRFHRIPDFPYDCASDAAMEAFRDRLNNHQVLCTIRSSRGEDILAACGMLAGQRSAAQ, encoded by the coding sequence ATGAATGAGAAGTTGCGAGAGACGATGAAAGAGAAGTTGCTCGGAATGACGCTGCAGGAGTTGAAGGAAGCGGCGGTGAAGTGCGGGCTGAAGCCCTTCGTGGGGACGCAGCTCGCGGACTGGCTGTATGCCAAGCGCGCCGGGTCCTGGGACCGGATGGTCAATATCTCCAAGGCGGGGCGGGAGGCGCTGGCGGAGCGCTACGACCTGGGCGTGAGCGCCCCGGTCGGCAGCGCGGTGTCCAGCGACGGCACTAAGAAGTACCTCTTCGAGGTGACGCCGACGGGACCGGGCGCTCCGAAGGAGCAGCAGGCCTACGTCGAGGCGGTGATGATCCCGGAAGAAGACCGCAAGACACTCTGTGTCAGCTCGCAGGCGGGGTGCCGGATGGGCTGCAAGTTCTGCATGACCGGCCGGAACGGCTACCACGGGCAGCTCGACGCCGCCGACATTCTCAACCAGTTCCTCAGCATCGACGAGGCCGACCAGCTCACCAACACCGTGTTCATGGGCATGGGCGAACCGCTCGACAACTACGACGCCGTGTCGCGCGCCCTGGAGGTGCTGACGGCGCCGTGGGGCTTCGCCTGGAGCCCCAAGCGCATCACCGTCAGCACGATCGGCGTGCTGCCCGCGCTGAAGCGCTACCTCGACGAGCAGCGTTGCCATTTGGCGGTCAGCCTCCACAACCCCTTCCCGGACGAGCGCCTCTCCATCATGCCCGTCCAGAAAGCTTTCGACATCCGCGAGGTCCTCGACCTCATCCGGCAATATGATTTCAGCGGCCAGCGCCGTGTCAGTTTCGAGTACACGATGTTCGCCGGCTTCAACGACGACAAGCGCCACGCCGACGCGCTCATCCGCCTGCTCCGCGGCCTGGAATGCCGCGTCAACCTCATCCGCTTCCACCGGATCCCGGATTTCCCCTACGACTGCGCGTCCGACGCCGCCATGGAGGCCTTCCGCGACCGGCTCAACAATCATCAGGTCCTATGCACGATCCGTTCTTCGCGCGGCGAAGACATCCTGGCAGCCTGCGGGATGCTCGCCGGACAGCGCTCTGCTGCGCAATAG
- a CDS encoding tryptophanyl-tRNA synthetase, translating into MEDNKKKIILTGDRPTGRLHIGHYVGSLRRRVELQESGAFDEIYIMIADAQALTDNADNPEKVRQNIIQVALDYLSAGIDPAKSHILIQSQVAELTELTFYYMNLVTVQRLQRNPTVKQEIQMRGFNDAEGADNKAGTPVGFFCYPISQAADITAFRATTVPVGEDQEPMIEQTREIVRKFNSTYGPALVEPEILLPDNAACLRLPGTDGKAKMSKSLGNCIYLSDSAEEVKAKVRGMFTDPGHLQVSDPGKVEGNTVFTYLDAFCRPEHFDRFGECFHGKKVSFDFHSLDEVKAQYRAGGLGDVMIKNFLTEVLNDTLEPMRQRRKALEQDLPYVYEVLRKGTEAARAKAAETLSAVKAAMRINYFDPGVLEQLIQEQSELFK; encoded by the coding sequence ATGGAAGACAACAAGAAAAAGATTATCCTGACAGGCGACCGGCCCACCGGTCGCCTCCATATCGGACACTATGTAGGGTCCCTGCGGCGCCGCGTGGAGCTGCAGGAGAGCGGCGCGTTCGACGAGATCTACATCATGATCGCCGACGCGCAGGCGCTGACCGACAACGCCGACAACCCCGAGAAGGTCCGCCAGAACATCATCCAGGTGGCCCTGGACTACCTTTCAGCCGGCATCGACCCGGCCAAGAGCCACATCCTGATCCAGTCGCAGGTGGCGGAGCTCACCGAGCTCACGTTCTACTACATGAACCTCGTCACGGTCCAGCGCCTGCAGCGCAACCCGACCGTGAAGCAGGAGATCCAGATGCGCGGCTTCAACGACGCCGAGGGCGCCGACAACAAGGCGGGCACGCCGGTCGGCTTCTTCTGCTACCCGATCAGCCAGGCGGCCGACATCACGGCCTTCCGCGCCACGACGGTGCCGGTGGGCGAGGACCAGGAGCCGATGATCGAGCAGACGCGCGAGATCGTGCGCAAGTTCAACAGCACCTACGGCCCGGCCCTCGTGGAGCCGGAGATCCTCCTGCCGGACAATGCAGCCTGCCTGCGCCTGCCCGGCACGGACGGCAAGGCCAAGATGAGCAAGTCCCTGGGCAACTGCATCTACCTCTCCGACAGCGCGGAGGAGGTCAAGGCCAAGGTCCGCGGCATGTTCACGGACCCCGGACACCTGCAGGTGAGCGACCCGGGCAAGGTCGAAGGCAACACCGTCTTCACCTACCTCGACGCCTTCTGCCGCCCGGAGCATTTCGACCGTTTCGGCGAATGCTTCCACGGCAAGAAGGTGAGCTTCGACTTCCACTCGCTCGACGAGGTCAAGGCGCAATACCGCGCCGGCGGCCTGGGCGACGTGATGATCAAGAACTTCCTGACGGAAGTGCTGAACGATACCCTGGAGCCGATGCGCCAGCGGCGCAAGGCCCTGGAGCAGGACCTGCCGTATGTCTACGAGGTCCTGCGCAAGGGCACGGAAGCCGCGCGCGCCAAGGCCGCGGAGACGCTTTCGGCCGTCAAGGCCGCCATGCGGATCAACTACTTCGACCCGGGTGTGCTGGAGCAGCTGATCCAGGAGCAATCCGAACTGTTTAAATAA
- a CDS encoding Helix-hairpin-helix motif-containing protein, with protein MKDDTQNRRVRPTAASFKVGAIALAFLILGYQTALFVTRAAGLKLAANRDRPDTVYVYLPADYSPVGSSTRQPSGDSAGPLPLPAEAGPSLLRSRLEEKMSPDRGAPGLEGKPARWLRAGESTPEPVRIERRNAPHSPRAEAYRRATRRVESFRFNPNTVSVEDLIRLGFSEKQARAIDNYRAKGGRFRRKADFARSFVVADSVFRRLERFIDIPKVDLNRADSAALDALPGIGPWFAARIVSYRAELGGYSYPEQLMDIYRFDREKYDALSDLVFCSPPAPFALWSLPADSLRLHPYIRSAQAARSIVLFRDHTPREGWTVAALGEAGILPPEDASRLARCRLSPP; from the coding sequence ATGAAGGACGATACCCAAAACAGACGCGTCCGCCCGACGGCGGCTTCGTTCAAGGTCGGCGCCATCGCGCTGGCTTTCCTCATTCTGGGCTACCAGACGGCCCTTTTCGTAACGCGCGCCGCCGGCCTGAAGCTGGCCGCAAACCGCGACCGCCCCGACACGGTGTATGTCTATCTTCCAGCAGATTACTCTCCGGTCGGGAGCTCGACTCGCCAGCCGTCCGGCGATTCCGCCGGACCCCTCCCACTTCCTGCGGAAGCGGGCCCCTCCCTCTTACGAAGCCGCCTCGAAGAGAAAATGTCCCCTGACAGGGGAGCACCGGGGTTAGAGGGCAAGCCAGCTCGCTGGCTACGGGCTGGCGAGTCGACTCCCGAACCGGTCAGGATCGAGCGGCGGAACGCGCCCCACTCGCCGCGGGCGGAGGCGTACCGCCGGGCGACGCGGCGCGTGGAGAGCTTCCGCTTCAACCCCAACACCGTTTCGGTTGAAGACCTCATCCGCCTGGGTTTCAGCGAGAAGCAGGCGCGCGCGATCGACAATTACCGCGCGAAGGGCGGGCGTTTTCGCCGCAAGGCGGACTTCGCCAGATCGTTCGTCGTCGCCGACTCCGTCTTCCGGCGGCTCGAACGCTTCATCGACATTCCGAAAGTGGACCTGAACCGCGCTGACTCCGCGGCCCTCGACGCCCTGCCGGGCATCGGGCCGTGGTTCGCCGCGCGCATCGTCAGCTACCGCGCCGAGCTGGGCGGCTATTCCTACCCGGAGCAGCTGATGGACATCTACCGTTTCGACCGGGAGAAATACGACGCGCTCAGCGACCTGGTCTTCTGCTCGCCGCCCGCGCCCTTCGCGCTGTGGTCGCTGCCCGCCGATTCGCTCCGCCTGCACCCCTACATCCGTTCGGCGCAGGCCGCCCGCTCCATCGTCCTCTTCCGCGACCACACGCCGCGCGAGGGCTGGACCGTGGCGGCGCTCGGCGAGGCGGGCATCCTTCCTCCGGAAGATGCCTCCCGCCTCGCCCGCTGCCGCCTCTCCCCGCCCTGA
- a CDS encoding recombination protein RecA — translation MAKEAEDKTVDVNAAKLKALQATIDKIEKDYGKGTIMKLGEQPDWDVQVIPSGSVALDHALGIGGYPRGRIIEIYGPESSGKTTLAIHAIAEAQKAGGIAAMIDAEHAFDRTYAKALGVNLDTLLISQPDNGEQALEIADNLIRSGAIDIVVVDSVAALTPKAEIEGEMGDNKVGLQARLMSQALRKLTANISKTNTCCIFINQLREKIGIMFGNPETTTGGNALKFYASVRLDVRRTSQIKDGEEALGNRTRVKVVKNKMAPPFKKAEFDIVFGEGISHVAEIADLAIEFDIIHKSGSWFSYQGEKLAQGLASVKQLLKDNVELCDEIENQVREALKAVKD, via the coding sequence ATGGCGAAAGAAGCAGAAGACAAGACCGTGGATGTGAATGCGGCGAAACTCAAAGCCCTCCAGGCGACGATCGACAAGATTGAGAAAGATTACGGCAAGGGCACCATCATGAAGTTGGGCGAGCAGCCCGACTGGGATGTCCAGGTGATCCCGAGCGGTTCCGTGGCCCTCGACCACGCCCTCGGCATCGGCGGATACCCCCGGGGCCGCATCATTGAGATTTACGGACCTGAGTCCAGCGGCAAGACCACGCTCGCGATCCACGCGATCGCCGAGGCCCAGAAGGCCGGCGGCATCGCCGCGATGATCGACGCCGAGCACGCCTTCGACCGAACCTATGCCAAGGCGCTGGGCGTCAACCTCGACACGCTCCTCATTTCCCAGCCGGACAACGGCGAACAGGCCCTCGAGATCGCGGACAACCTGATCCGCAGCGGCGCCATCGACATCGTCGTCGTCGACTCCGTCGCGGCGCTGACGCCGAAGGCCGAGATCGAAGGCGAGATGGGCGACAACAAGGTCGGCCTCCAGGCCCGCCTGATGTCCCAGGCCCTCCGCAAGCTCACGGCCAACATTTCCAAGACCAACACCTGCTGCATCTTCATCAACCAGCTGCGCGAGAAGATCGGCATCATGTTCGGCAATCCTGAGACCACTACGGGCGGCAACGCCCTCAAATTCTACGCCTCCGTCCGCCTGGACGTGCGCCGCACCAGCCAGATCAAGGACGGCGAGGAAGCCCTCGGCAACCGCACCCGCGTCAAGGTCGTCAAGAACAAGATGGCCCCGCCCTTCAAGAAGGCCGAGTTCGACATCGTCTTCGGCGAAGGCATCTCCCACGTCGCGGAGATCGCCGACCTGGCCATCGAATTCGACATCATCCACAAGAGCGGCAGCTGGTTCAGCTACCAGGGTGAGAAGCTCGCCCAGGGCCTTGCGTCCGTGAAGCAGCTTCTCAAGGACAACGTCGAGCTTTGTGACGAGATCGAGAACCAGGTGCGGGAGGCCCTCAAAGCAGTAAAAGACTGA
- a CDS encoding regulatory protein, giving the protein MDEREKKVFDALSAQCAKREYCTADIRRKALERLEWDAAAAEAVVAALASEGYVDDARYAAAFAREKSALSGWGPVKIRTALLARGISREVALDALGEIDPERAAAKLEKVLDAKWRTLRDDPQGRLKLIRFALSRGYDYEPLRPLLSRLTAPSDSPDDPNPDDSTFDN; this is encoded by the coding sequence ATGGACGAACGGGAGAAGAAAGTCTTCGACGCGCTTTCCGCGCAATGCGCGAAACGGGAATATTGCACCGCCGACATCCGGCGGAAAGCCCTCGAGCGGCTCGAGTGGGATGCGGCGGCGGCCGAGGCGGTCGTCGCGGCCCTCGCGAGCGAGGGCTACGTCGACGACGCCCGCTACGCCGCCGCCTTCGCCCGCGAAAAGTCCGCCCTCTCGGGCTGGGGCCCCGTCAAGATCCGCACGGCGCTCCTCGCCCGCGGCATCTCGCGCGAGGTCGCGCTCGACGCCCTCGGCGAGATCGACCCCGAGCGCGCCGCCGCCAAGCTCGAGAAAGTCCTCGATGCCAAGTGGCGCACCCTCCGCGACGACCCCCAGGGCCGCCTCAAGCTCATCCGCTTCGCCCTCTCCCGCGGCTACGACTACGAACCCCTCCGTCCCCTCCTCTCCCGCCTCACCGCCCCCTCCGACTCCCCCGACGATCCCAACCCCGACGATTCCACTTTCGACAACTAG
- a CDS encoding thymidine kinase, whose product MFSENHRKSGCIEVVCGSMFSGKTEELIRRLRRAQFANQKIALFKPTVDNRYSDVEVVSHDFHKLTSTPIKDPADMLKVGPEVKVVGVDEAQFFDDSLVDVCQALANRGVRVIVAGLDMDYLGQPFGPMPRLMAVAEDVQKVHAICVKCGALATFSHRLSKSQDLVLLGEKDIYEPLCRDCFNTARAAEEK is encoded by the coding sequence ATGTTTTCCGAGAATCATAGAAAATCCGGCTGCATCGAGGTCGTCTGCGGCTCCATGTTCTCCGGCAAGACCGAAGAACTCATCCGCCGGCTCCGCCGCGCCCAGTTCGCCAACCAGAAGATCGCCCTCTTCAAGCCGACCGTCGACAACAGGTATTCCGACGTGGAAGTAGTCTCCCACGATTTCCATAAACTCACCTCCACCCCCATCAAGGACCCCGCCGACATGCTCAAGGTCGGTCCCGAGGTCAAGGTCGTGGGCGTGGACGAGGCCCAGTTTTTCGACGACTCGCTCGTCGATGTCTGCCAGGCCCTCGCCAACCGCGGCGTGCGCGTCATCGTGGCAGGCCTCGATATGGACTATCTCGGCCAGCCCTTCGGCCCGATGCCGCGCCTGATGGCCGTGGCGGAGGACGTCCAGAAGGTCCACGCCATCTGCGTCAAGTGCGGCGCGCTCGCCACCTTCTCCCACCGCCTCAGCAAGAGCCAGGACCTCGTCCTGCTCGGCGAGAAAGACATCTACGAGCCCCTCTGCCGCGACTGCTTCAACACAGCCCGCGCCGCGGAGGAGAAATGA
- a CDS encoding Putative binding domain-containing protein, N-terminal, with protein MKIKTLFAAILAAGLLFSGCRQDEDYVLPDLRVGTESLEFGQQSNEQTVDVTASREWLVRSKPDWVAIDPDHGPASSAPQRVTLTVLDNAGYDRSGDVVFSIGLSKAAVTVNQKGAKGAKSNGTGKLDDPYTVEGALAAVANLTWTSSTEYQATEVVYVKGIISRIAENGSFAQTGTFGNGNFYISDDGATGDKEFYCYRVLYLGNKKYTSGTDIKVGDEVIICGKLMNYRGNTPETVANEAYLYSLNGETEGGGGGGGNTGTPQGTGTQADPYNAAAANAAASTLTYTDKDNYQKSDNVYIKGKISRIAVDKNNVEQVFTAQFGNASFYISDDGSASNEFYVYRALFLGNAKWQEGNTQIKVGDEVIICGKLMNFNGKTPETVANESYIYSLNGTTEGGGGNGGGGGGGTANGTGTLTDPYNAAGAIAVASALAEGGKTATDVYVKGKICLVKYPFDATHKTATFFISDDGNASGDQFQCYSVKYLGNTDWAEGNKQVQVGDEVIVCGKLTNYQGTPETASKEAYIYSLNGVTEGGGGSGGGGGQTQISYSKVSSITAGGKYILVGVKEGKYYAATPIASDKTYGRLNGKEISVSGDKITADLAANEFTITAVNGGYEIAMPDGRKLAVDTEHDGTFQIGDSFDHTFTAELSGDLFKISHKSTGKTIYHGGGTYTNFSCASSVPADGTLLQLYLKDN; from the coding sequence ATGAAAATCAAGACCTTGTTTGCAGCCATCCTGGCTGCCGGACTCCTATTCTCCGGATGTCGGCAGGATGAGGACTATGTGTTGCCTGACCTGCGTGTCGGGACGGAGTCCCTTGAATTCGGGCAGCAGTCGAATGAGCAGACCGTGGACGTCACGGCCTCCCGCGAGTGGCTTGTCCGCAGCAAACCGGACTGGGTCGCGATCGATCCGGACCACGGTCCGGCTTCGTCCGCACCTCAGCGCGTGACGCTCACGGTGCTGGACAACGCCGGCTACGACCGTTCGGGCGACGTCGTCTTCTCGATCGGCCTGTCCAAGGCCGCCGTGACCGTCAACCAGAAGGGCGCCAAGGGCGCGAAGTCCAACGGCACAGGCAAGCTGGATGACCCGTACACGGTCGAAGGCGCGCTTGCGGCGGTGGCCAACCTGACGTGGACGAGTAGCACGGAGTACCAGGCGACGGAAGTCGTATATGTCAAGGGTATCATCAGCAGGATTGCCGAAAACGGCAGTTTCGCCCAGACCGGCACTTTCGGCAATGGCAACTTCTATATCAGCGACGACGGCGCCACGGGCGACAAGGAATTCTATTGCTACCGCGTCCTGTACCTGGGCAACAAGAAGTATACTTCCGGCACGGACATCAAGGTGGGCGACGAGGTAATCATCTGTGGCAAGCTGATGAACTACCGCGGCAACACGCCTGAGACCGTGGCCAACGAGGCCTACCTCTACTCGCTCAACGGCGAGACAGAGGGCGGCGGCGGTGGCGGCGGCAATACCGGCACGCCGCAGGGCACCGGCACCCAGGCCGACCCGTACAACGCCGCCGCGGCCAACGCCGCCGCGTCTACGCTGACATATACGGATAAGGATAATTATCAGAAATCTGACAACGTATATATAAAGGGCAAGATTTCCCGTATTGCCGTCGACAAGAATAATGTCGAGCAGGTCTTCACTGCGCAGTTCGGCAATGCTTCATTTTATATCTCCGATGACGGAAGTGCAAGCAACGAGTTCTATGTCTATAGAGCCCTTTTCCTCGGGAATGCGAAGTGGCAGGAGGGCAATACGCAGATTAAAGTCGGAGACGAAGTGATTATCTGCGGCAAGCTGATGAATTTCAATGGGAAAACTCCGGAAACGGTGGCCAATGAATCTTACATCTACTCGCTCAACGGCACCACCGAAGGCGGTGGCGGCAACGGCGGTGGCGGTGGCGGCGGTACAGCCAATGGTACCGGAACTCTGACCGATCCGTACAATGCTGCCGGGGCGATTGCTGTCGCTTCCGCGCTGGCGGAAGGTGGGAAAACGGCCACGGATGTGTATGTGAAGGGAAAGATCTGCCTGGTGAAATATCCGTTTGATGCTACGCACAAGACGGCGACGTTCTTCATCTCGGATGACGGGAACGCTTCTGGCGACCAGTTCCAGTGCTACAGTGTGAAGTATCTTGGTAATACCGACTGGGCAGAGGGAAACAAGCAGGTTCAGGTCGGAGATGAGGTCATCGTCTGCGGCAAACTGACGAATTATCAGGGTACGCCGGAAACAGCCTCGAAAGAAGCTTACATCTACTCGCTCAACGGCGTCACCGAGGGCGGGGGCGGCAGCGGCGGCGGTGGCGGCCAGACGCAGATCTCCTATTCCAAGGTCAGCTCGATCACTGCTGGCGGGAAGTACATCCTTGTCGGTGTCAAGGAAGGCAAGTACTATGCTGCGACGCCGATCGCTTCGGACAAGACCTATGGCCGTCTGAACGGCAAGGAAATCTCGGTCAGCGGCGACAAGATCACCGCCGACCTGGCTGCGAACGAGTTTACGATCACTGCCGTCAACGGTGGTTACGAGATCGCCATGCCTGACGGCCGCAAGCTGGCCGTGGATACGGAGCATGACGGGACTTTCCAGATCGGAGACAGCTTCGACCACACGTTTACTGCTGAATTGTCGGGCGACCTGTTCAAGATTTCCCACAAGTCCACCGGCAAGACGATTTATCATGGCGGTGGCACTTATACGAATTTCAGCTGCGCCTCGTCGGTCCCTGCTGACGGCACTCTGCTTCAGCTTTATTTGAAAGACAATTAA
- a CDS encoding Patatin-like phospholipase: MREKEKRPIVALVLSGGGAKGAAQVGALKYIEELGIPVDFVCGTSIGGLVGGFYAMGYRAADLEELFRSQDWSVMLTDRIPSEYIPYTTKMDQATYLLTFPFHYPCSSDGSEVSYTLHDNRGRDLRSVSAERGGAGSLAASLPAGYAYGYNVNNLLSSMSVGYQDSISFAKLPLPFMCVAGDVVSARAKYWGNGSITTAMRSTMSIPGLFNPVRTHGMVLVDGGVRNNFPTDIAKAVGADYLIGIELSDASPEFSDINNIGDILGQFITMLGTDSFAKNVGKSDVFIKPSIGEYNMLSFNAEAVDSMLVRGYRAAEAQRAGLLAIRERTGRARPAAGPRATDISKTPVRITGIEFSGVSAKEAVRLARIAALDITAPLDKATIDAAMNRLQATGALESVTYSLYGNHEPYHLVFHCSPAPVHDFSLGLRADTEEGAAVLIGVGLGTRRLSGSKVDLRARIAQNLKFSAHYSLDMANLPTLNVTAAMERYRGHLADNGVRYDMAYRAHHEDFYLSGLDWTRLDIRAGVTNHGYIISPDTYFGKLLDSEHIPLVADYLGTYLRGNLYTLDNYYFPTRGISLSWRALYDFLSPTTREFSPILTGCLDFRAAIPAGKNLTFIPDLRLRTISHFGEEVIDGVSHTNFVGGMLPARCAEDQLPFFGLNDIVATGDYLIDAVATLRWNPLSSLYVSAMGGFLIHDNSIGALFSHPIFDTWALGAEAAYNTIAGPVRASFHWSNTQGWGAHLSFGFDF, encoded by the coding sequence GTGCGGGAGAAAGAGAAGCGCCCCATCGTGGCGCTCGTGCTCTCCGGCGGCGGCGCGAAAGGAGCCGCCCAGGTGGGCGCATTGAAGTATATTGAAGAACTGGGCATCCCCGTCGACTTCGTCTGCGGCACGAGCATCGGCGGCCTGGTCGGCGGCTTCTACGCCATGGGCTACCGCGCCGCCGACCTCGAAGAGCTCTTCCGCTCGCAGGACTGGAGCGTGATGCTGACCGACCGCATCCCGTCGGAATACATCCCCTACACCACCAAGATGGACCAGGCCACGTACCTGCTGACGTTCCCGTTCCACTACCCCTGCTCGAGCGACGGCTCGGAGGTCAGCTACACCCTGCACGACAACCGCGGGCGTGACCTGCGCAGCGTGTCCGCGGAGCGGGGCGGCGCAGGGAGCCTGGCGGCGTCGCTGCCGGCGGGCTACGCCTACGGCTACAACGTCAACAACCTGCTTTCCAGTATGTCCGTGGGCTATCAGGACAGCATCTCGTTCGCGAAGCTGCCGCTTCCGTTCATGTGCGTGGCGGGCGACGTAGTCAGCGCCCGCGCCAAGTACTGGGGCAACGGCAGCATCACCACGGCGATGCGTTCGACGATGTCCATCCCGGGCCTCTTCAACCCGGTCCGCACGCATGGGATGGTGCTCGTGGACGGCGGCGTGCGCAACAATTTCCCGACCGACATCGCCAAGGCGGTCGGGGCCGACTACCTGATCGGCATCGAGCTCTCCGACGCTTCGCCGGAATTCTCCGACATCAACAACATCGGCGACATCCTCGGGCAGTTCATCACGATGCTCGGCACGGACTCCTTTGCCAAGAACGTGGGCAAGAGCGACGTCTTCATCAAGCCCAGCATCGGCGAATACAATATGCTCAGCTTCAACGCAGAAGCTGTCGACTCGATGCTCGTCCGCGGGTACCGGGCGGCGGAGGCGCAGCGCGCCGGGCTGCTCGCGATCCGCGAGCGCACCGGGCGCGCCAGGCCCGCCGCCGGACCCCGGGCCACGGATATCTCCAAGACCCCGGTCCGCATCACCGGCATCGAGTTCAGCGGCGTGAGCGCGAAGGAGGCAGTCCGCCTCGCGCGCATCGCGGCGCTGGACATCACGGCGCCGCTCGACAAGGCCACCATCGACGCCGCGATGAACCGCCTCCAGGCGACCGGCGCCCTGGAGTCGGTCACCTATTCCCTCTACGGCAACCACGAGCCCTATCACCTGGTCTTCCACTGCAGCCCGGCTCCGGTCCACGACTTCTCGCTGGGCCTGCGCGCCGACACGGAAGAAGGCGCCGCGGTGCTGATCGGCGTCGGCCTCGGCACCCGACGGCTGTCGGGCTCCAAGGTCGACCTCCGCGCCCGCATCGCGCAGAACCTCAAGTTCTCCGCCCATTACTCCCTCGACATGGCCAACCTGCCGACCCTCAATGTCACGGCCGCCATGGAGCGCTACCGCGGCCATCTCGCGGACAACGGCGTCCGCTACGACATGGCCTACCGCGCCCACCACGAGGACTTCTACCTCTCCGGCCTGGACTGGACCCGGCTCGACATCCGCGCCGGCGTCACCAACCACGGCTACATCATCTCGCCGGACACCTACTTCGGCAAACTGCTGGACTCGGAGCACATCCCCCTAGTCGCGGACTATCTCGGGACTTACCTGCGGGGCAATCTCTATACCCTCGACAACTACTACTTCCCCACCCGGGGCATCTCCCTCTCCTGGCGCGCGCTCTACGACTTCCTGAGCCCGACGACGCGCGAATTCAGTCCGATCCTCACCGGCTGCCTGGACTTCCGCGCCGCCATCCCGGCGGGCAAGAACCTGACCTTCATCCCTGACCTGCGCCTGCGCACGATCTCGCACTTCGGCGAGGAAGTGATCGACGGCGTCTCGCACACCAACTTCGTCGGCGGTATGCTGCCTGCCCGCTGCGCCGAGGACCAGCTCCCGTTCTTCGGGCTCAACGACATCGTCGCCACGGGTGACTACCTGATCGACGCCGTCGCCACGCTCCGCTGGAATCCCCTCAGCAGCCTCTATGTCAGCGCGATGGGCGGCTTCCTGATCCACGACAATTCCATCGGGGCGCTGTTCAGCCACCCGATTTTCGACACCTGGGCCCTCGGCGCCGAAGCGGCCTACAACACCATCGCGGGCCCCGTCCGCGCCAGCTTCCACTGGTCCAACACGCAGGGCTGGGGCGCCCACCTCTCCTTCGGATTCGACTTCTAG
- a CDS encoding 16S rRNA (cytidine1402-2'-O)-methyltransferase: protein MEMSPAGILYIVPTPVGNLEDMTFRAVQVLKEADLILAEDTRTTSVLLQHFDIRGKQLLSHHKFNEHQTVAMIRDRILAGASVALVSDAGTPGISDPGFLLARTCAEEGIPVQTLPGATACIPAIVSSGLPCDRFCFEGFLPQKKGRATLLTALAAEPRTMVFYESPRRLVKTLEQLAEAFGPERPCSVAREISKLHEEHVRGSLAEVLAHFQEVEPKGEIVVVVGGRRDDAPREHRNKYKDAD, encoded by the coding sequence ATGGAGATGAGCCCCGCAGGAATTTTATACATCGTGCCGACGCCTGTCGGCAACCTCGAAGACATGACCTTCAGGGCCGTCCAGGTGCTGAAGGAGGCCGACCTGATCCTGGCCGAAGACACCCGCACGACGTCCGTCCTGCTGCAGCACTTCGACATCCGCGGCAAGCAGCTCCTCTCGCATCACAAGTTCAACGAACACCAGACCGTCGCGATGATCCGCGACCGGATCCTGGCGGGGGCCAGCGTCGCGCTGGTGAGCGACGCAGGGACGCCCGGGATCTCTGATCCGGGCTTCCTGCTGGCGCGGACCTGCGCGGAGGAGGGGATCCCCGTCCAGACGTTGCCGGGCGCCACGGCCTGCATCCCGGCGATCGTGTCGTCCGGGCTGCCGTGCGACCGCTTCTGCTTCGAGGGCTTCCTGCCGCAGAAGAAGGGGCGCGCGACGCTGCTGACGGCGCTGGCGGCGGAGCCGCGCACGATGGTTTTCTACGAGTCGCCGCGGCGACTCGTGAAAACGCTGGAGCAGCTCGCGGAGGCCTTCGGCCCGGAGCGGCCGTGCTCCGTCGCGCGCGAGATCTCCAAGCTGCACGAGGAGCACGTCCGGGGCAGCCTCGCGGAGGTGCTGGCGCATTTCCAGGAGGTGGAGCCCAAGGGCGAAATCGTGGTGGTCGTGGGCGGCCGGCGCGACGACGCGCCCCGCGAGCACCGCAACAAATACAAGGATGCGGACTAG